One Thermodesulfobacteriota bacterium DNA segment encodes these proteins:
- a CDS encoding transporter yields MRKSYLDKGIMPFKYVVLPILMLAAFSIDAYGQKWSSARPDGHAPVGVMGDHTHHTGRFMLSYRYMYMNMDGIRTGTNNVSSRQVLEDYMVAPIEMDTQMHMFGLMYAATDYLSIMGMVPYIKKSMNHLTRMGERFKTESEGFGDIKLTGLVKVFDNYDQRIHLSAGMSFPTGSIDEKDDTPMGSHLLAYPMQLGSGTFDLLPGITYLGQHGNVSWGAQVSGVIRLGENDRGYRLGSRLDATTWGAYDWFDWVSISARMDWQSWGNIHGADPALDPAMMPGADPDNQGGNRLDLLFGMNFYVPEGPKLIKGQRLAVELGFPIYQDLDGPQLETDWVLWLGWQYGWMF; encoded by the coding sequence ATGCGAAAGAGTTATCTCGACAAGGGGATTATGCCTTTTAAATACGTGGTTTTGCCGATCCTGATGCTGGCGGCGTTTTCGATCGACGCATACGGGCAGAAGTGGAGCAGCGCAAGGCCGGACGGGCATGCACCGGTAGGCGTAATGGGAGACCACACGCACCACACGGGGAGATTCATGCTTTCTTACCGGTACATGTACATGAATATGGACGGCATAAGAACGGGGACAAATAATGTGAGCAGCCGGCAAGTCCTCGAAGACTACATGGTAGCGCCCATAGAAATGGACACGCAAATGCACATGTTCGGGTTGATGTATGCGGCCACTGATTATCTCTCCATCATGGGCATGGTGCCGTACATAAAAAAGTCCATGAACCACCTGACGAGGATGGGGGAGCGCTTTAAAACCGAATCCGAGGGCTTCGGCGACATCAAGCTGACGGGGCTCGTGAAGGTTTTCGACAATTACGACCAGCGAATACACCTGAGCGCGGGGATGAGCTTCCCGACGGGCTCGATCGACGAGAAAGACGATACGCCCATGGGCTCTCACCTGCTCGCCTACCCCATGCAACTGGGCTCGGGGACGTTCGACCTCCTGCCGGGGATTACGTACCTCGGGCAGCACGGTAACGTTTCATGGGGCGCGCAGGTCAGCGGGGTTATAAGACTCGGGGAGAACGACAGGGGCTACAGGCTCGGCAGCAGGCTCGACGCGACGACCTGGGGGGCTTACGACTGGTTTGATTGGGTGAGCATCTCGGCCAGGATGGACTGGCAGTCGTGGGGGAATATACACGGGGCCGACCCGGCTCTGGATCCCGCCATGATGCCCGGCGCCGATCCGGACAACCAGGGCGGCAACCGGCTCGACCTCCTCTTCGGGATGAATTTTTACGTACCAGAGGGCCCGAAGCTGATAAAAGGACAGAGGCTGGCCGTGGAGCTCGGGTTCCCGATCTATCAGGACCTGGACGGGCCGCAGCTCGAAACCGACTGGGTGCTCTGGCTCGGGTGGCAATACGGCTGGATGTTCTGA